A DNA window from Parabacteroides johnsonii DSM 18315 contains the following coding sequences:
- a CDS encoding FecR family protein, with protein MEYKDKKYIVKKLMKDALTEEERIALQSSRRVTKEMERQWNNAPDAVESDCPDEPSIWRNICKEVWRHGEERQVVFYKIYSMVASILLVLGGVGTAYFVSQDKANVPMYVVSSGIQNMESVSLPDGTKVQMGPGSRLTYPASFSGKTREIRLDGQAFFDVAKNREKPFIVHTEDMSVEALGTAFELFSYDMENKMEAILLNGKIKVSVADKETNQMKEYFVSPDEKILVDRQTGKIAKQIVDADKYTAWRKQKMLSFENEKLSMIIPRLEQWYGRKVMCQKDLADKYRFTFKVRDESLDRILFMMKASSPLQYKEEKNGDYILTLK; from the coding sequence ATGGAATATAAAGACAAAAAATATATAGTAAAGAAACTAATGAAGGATGCGTTGACCGAAGAAGAGCGCATAGCCTTGCAATCTTCTCGCCGGGTGACAAAAGAAATGGAGCGGCAATGGAATAATGCTCCTGATGCAGTGGAAAGCGATTGCCCGGATGAGCCGTCCATCTGGCGGAATATTTGTAAGGAAGTCTGGCGGCATGGTGAAGAGCGGCAAGTTGTGTTTTATAAGATATATAGTATGGTTGCCTCCATCTTATTGGTATTGGGGGGAGTTGGAACTGCTTATTTCGTATCTCAAGATAAGGCGAATGTCCCGATGTATGTTGTAAGTTCCGGTATCCAAAATATGGAATCTGTCTCTTTACCGGATGGAACGAAAGTGCAGATGGGACCGGGTAGCCGCTTAACCTATCCTGCCAGTTTTTCCGGTAAGACGCGTGAGATAAGATTGGACGGGCAAGCCTTTTTCGATGTGGCGAAGAATCGCGAAAAACCTTTTATTGTTCATACGGAGGATATGAGTGTGGAGGCTTTGGGGACTGCGTTCGAATTGTTCAGCTACGACATGGAAAATAAGATGGAAGCGATTCTTCTGAATGGCAAGATCAAAGTAAGTGTGGCGGATAAGGAAACAAACCAAATGAAAGAATACTTCGTCTCTCCCGACGAAAAGATCTTGGTGGACCGGCAGACCGGCAAGATCGCCAAACAGATTGTGGATGCCGACAAATATACCGCTTGGCGCAAACAAAAGATGCTGAGTTTCGAAAACGAAAAACTTTCCATGATCATCCCGCGCCTCGAACAGTGGTACGGCAGAAAAGTGATGTGCCAGAAAGATCTGGCTGATAAATACCGGTTCACTTTTAAGGTGAGGGATGAGTCGCTGGATCGAATACTCTTTATGATGAAAGCCTCTTCTCCATTGCAATATAAAGAGGAGAAGAATGGTGATTATATATTGACTTTAAAATAA